A genomic stretch from Sinorhizobium terangae includes:
- a CDS encoding phosphatidylserine decarboxylase: MSLVNTVRNTLVPVHKEGYRFIAIFFVVSLVLGLLWEPLMWLGFLLTAWCAYFFRDPERMTPIDDDLVISPADGRVSSIAVMTPPDELGLGSTPMLRISVFMNVFNCHVNRAPMSGTVRRIAYRAGKFVNAELDKASHENERNGLVIETKHGEIGVVQIAGLVARRILCWTAQNASLEAGERFGLIRFGSRLDVFLPEGAEPRVSVGQTAVAGETVLAEFGSAKGPVVSRRA; encoded by the coding sequence ATGAGCTTGGTCAACACGGTGCGAAACACGCTCGTTCCGGTGCACAAGGAAGGCTACCGCTTCATTGCGATCTTCTTCGTTGTGTCGCTGGTGCTTGGCTTACTGTGGGAACCGCTGATGTGGCTCGGTTTCCTGCTGACCGCCTGGTGCGCCTACTTCTTCCGCGATCCCGAACGCATGACGCCGATCGACGACGACCTCGTGATCAGCCCGGCCGACGGCCGTGTCTCCTCGATTGCCGTGATGACCCCGCCGGATGAACTGGGCCTGGGGTCGACGCCCATGCTGCGCATCTCGGTTTTCATGAACGTCTTCAATTGCCATGTGAACCGCGCTCCGATGAGCGGAACCGTGCGCCGCATCGCCTATCGGGCCGGTAAGTTCGTAAACGCCGAGCTCGACAAGGCCAGCCACGAAAACGAACGCAACGGCCTCGTCATCGAGACGAAGCACGGCGAAATCGGCGTGGTCCAGATTGCCGGCCTGGTCGCGCGGCGCATTCTCTGCTGGACCGCACAAAACGCCTCGCTCGAAGCGGGCGAGCGCTTCGGTCTCATCCGGTTCGGTTCCCGGCTTGATGTGTTTCTGCCGGAAGGAGCCGAGCCGCGCGTCAGCGTCGGGCAGACCGCCGTCGCCGGCGAAACGGTGCTTGCTGAATTCGGCTCCGCGAAGGGGCCGGTTGTCAGCCGCCGCGCATAA
- a CDS encoding CDP-alcohol phosphatidyltransferase family protein, with translation MEEPQQEKPTETVQPPAETDGSNDKARGPRLREIPLRLMIPNMITVLAICAGLSGIRLAFENRVELAVAMVLFAAFLDGIDGRVARLLKATSSFGGQMDSLADIINFGVAPALVLYVFVLDQARSIGWIAALIYAIATGLRLARFNVMAERQVKASWQSEYFVGVPAPAGAMLVLLPVYLGLLGLAPDRLFALIASAYTVLIAFLLVSRLPVWSGKSENRVRRDLVLPAILVVVFYVATLMTYTWETMVVTALAYLISLPFGARSWQRKYGDWPAHPAQGGDGLPGDND, from the coding sequence ATGGAAGAACCCCAGCAGGAAAAGCCTACGGAAACAGTGCAACCGCCGGCGGAGACGGACGGATCGAACGACAAGGCGCGCGGGCCGCGCCTGCGCGAAATTCCGCTGCGCCTGATGATCCCCAACATGATCACTGTGCTCGCGATCTGCGCCGGCCTCTCCGGCATCCGGCTCGCTTTCGAGAACCGCGTCGAACTGGCCGTCGCCATGGTGCTGTTTGCAGCGTTCCTCGACGGTATCGATGGACGGGTCGCGCGGCTGCTCAAGGCGACGTCGAGCTTCGGCGGCCAGATGGATTCACTCGCGGACATCATCAATTTCGGCGTCGCGCCGGCACTGGTTCTTTATGTCTTCGTGCTGGATCAGGCGCGGTCGATCGGCTGGATCGCCGCCCTGATCTACGCGATTGCTACCGGATTGCGGCTGGCACGCTTCAACGTCATGGCCGAGCGCCAGGTCAAGGCATCCTGGCAGTCGGAATACTTCGTCGGCGTCCCGGCACCTGCCGGCGCCATGCTGGTGTTGCTGCCGGTCTATCTCGGTCTGCTCGGCCTTGCGCCGGATCGGCTGTTTGCGCTTATCGCGTCGGCCTATACAGTGCTGATCGCCTTCCTTCTGGTCAGCCGCCTGCCGGTCTGGTCCGGCAAGTCGGAGAACCGCGTGCGCCGCGATCTCGTCCTGCCGGCGATCCTCGTCGTCGTCTTCTATGTCGCGACGCTGATGACCTATACATGGGAAACGATGGTGGTGACGGCGCTCGCCTATCTGATCAGCCTGCCGTTCGGCGCCCGCTCCTGGCAGCGCAAATATGGCGACTGGCCGGCACACCCGGCGCAGGGGGGCGATGGGCTGCCGGGCGATAACGACTGA